The genomic segment ATCAGTGAACAAATGCGAGGAACCGCACTCCGTAGGCCCTCGGAGAACCCCTTCACTGAGGAGTTGTTCTTGACCCTCGAACCCGCAACGGGCTAAGCTGGGCCTCTACTTCTTTTATAAGGGGGCTTGGCGTTTGTCTGAAAGCCGTCCCAACTCCGCAACCCGCTCTGGGTTGCGGCACCCACGTGTACCGAGGAGACATGGCAGCAAAATCCAAACAGAAAAAGATCAGTAACGGTGGCAATTTGGGGTTCGAGCAAAAGCTCTGGCAGGCCGCGGATGCGCTGCGCAATAACATGGACGCGGCGGAGTACAAGCACGTTGTCCTCGGTCTGATTTTCCTGAAGTACATCTCCGACGCGTTCGAGGCCAAGCACGCGGAACTCCAAGCCGAGAAGAAAAAAGGCGCCGATCCCGAGGACAAGGACGAGTACCGCGCCGTCAACATCTTCTGGGTGCCAAAGGAAGCGCGCTGGCAGTACCTCAAGTCAATGGCGCCGCAGCCCACCATCGGCAAGCTGGTAGACGACGCCATGAGCGCGATCGAGCGCGACAACCCGTCGCTCAAGGGCGTGCTGCCGAAGGACTTCGCCAGACCGGGGCTCGACAAGCAGCGGCTGGGCCAGATCATCAACCTGGTCAGCGATATCGCGCTCGGCAGCGCCGCGGACCGCGCCAAAGACACGCTCGGCCGTGTGTACGAATACTTCCTCTCCCGCTTTGCCAGCGCCGAAGGTAAGAGCGGCGGCCAGTTCTACACGCCCACGCACGTGGTGCGCGTGCTGGTGGAAATGCTCGCGCCGTACAAGGGCCGCGTGTACGACCCCTGCTGCGGCTCGGGCGGCATGTTCGTGCAATCCGAAAAGTTCATCGAAGCGCACAGCGGCAAACTCGGAGACATCTCCATCTACGGCCAAGAGTCCAACTACACCACGTGGCGATTAGCCAAGATGAACCTCGCGATCCGCGGCATCGACGCGCAGATCGCGCATGGCGATACTTTTCACAACGACAAGCACCCGGACCTCAAGGCCGACTACGTCCTGGCCAATCCGCCGTTCAACGACAGCGACTGGCGCGGCGAATTGCTCAAGGATGACAAGCGCTGGGTCTACGGCACTCCGCCCGCGGGAAACGCCAACTACGCCTGGGTACAACACTTCATTCACCACCTCGCACCCACTGGCCTCGCGGGTTTCGTGCTCGCCAATGGTTCGATGTCATCCAACCAGTCGGGCGAGGGCGAGATCCGCAAGGCCATCATCGAAGCCGATCTGGTGGACTGCATGGTGGCCTTGCCGGGCCAGCTTTTCTATTCGACGCAGATCCCGGTTTGCCTGTGGTTTATCGCGCGCAATAAGCGGAACGGCCGATTCCGCGACCGGCGCGGCGAGACGCTTTTTGTCGATGCTCGGAAGATGGGCACCCTGATCGACCGTGTGCACCGCGAGTTGACGGACGACAACATCGCCAAGATTGCCGGCACTTACCATGCCTGGCGCGGCGACAAAGGCGCAGGCAAGTATGCCGACCTGCCGGGATTCTGCAAAGCCGCGAAGCTGGACGACATCCGCAAGCACGGCCACGTACTCACACCGGGGCGATACGTCGGTGCGGAGGCGCTGGAGGACGACGGCGAACCGTTCGAGGAAAAGATGAAGCGGCTCACTGCGACGCTGCGCCAGCAGCAATCCGAGGCCGCTAAGCTCGATGCCGTCATCGCCGCCAACCTGAAGGCGCTGGGATATGGCGGGTGAGGCAAGGAAAGGTTATGGAGGTTCCCACTATGAGTGCTAGCTGGGCACTGAACTCGACTATTTTTGCAGATCTTGATCTGAAGGGGTTAGTTGGTGGCCAGGGGCTTGGTTTTCATCGGCTCATAGCGCAGGTGGATGTAACCACCCACAGCAA from the Nitrospirota bacterium genome contains:
- a CDS encoding class I SAM-dependent DNA methyltransferase yields the protein MAAKSKQKKISNGGNLGFEQKLWQAADALRNNMDAAEYKHVVLGLIFLKYISDAFEAKHAELQAEKKKGADPEDKDEYRAVNIFWVPKEARWQYLKSMAPQPTIGKLVDDAMSAIERDNPSLKGVLPKDFARPGLDKQRLGQIINLVSDIALGSAADRAKDTLGRVYEYFLSRFASAEGKSGGQFYTPTHVVRVLVEMLAPYKGRVYDPCCGSGGMFVQSEKFIEAHSGKLGDISIYGQESNYTTWRLAKMNLAIRGIDAQIAHGDTFHNDKHPDLKADYVLANPPFNDSDWRGELLKDDKRWVYGTPPAGNANYAWVQHFIHHLAPTGLAGFVLANGSMSSNQSGEGEIRKAIIEADLVDCMVALPGQLFYSTQIPVCLWFIARNKRNGRFRDRRGETLFVDARKMGTLIDRVHRELTDDNIAKIAGTYHAWRGDKGAGKYADLPGFCKAAKLDDIRKHGHVLTPGRYVGAEALEDDGEPFEEKMKRLTATLRQQQSEAAKLDAVIAANLKALGYGG